Proteins encoded in a region of the Hippopotamus amphibius kiboko isolate mHipAmp2 chromosome 11, mHipAmp2.hap2, whole genome shotgun sequence genome:
- the LOC130831493 gene encoding 60S ribosomal protein L17-like encodes MVCYSLDPENPTKSCKSRDSNLQVHFTNTHETAQAIKDTHIQKATKYLKDVTLQKQCVPLRCYSGGVGRCAQAKQQGWTQGRWHKKSSEFSLHMLKNAESDAELKGLDVDSLVIEHIQVNKAPRMPYRTYRAHGWINPYMSSPCHTEMILTVKE; translated from the coding sequence ATGGTTTGCTATTCGCTTGACccagaaaaccccacaaaatcaTGCAAATCAAGAGATTCAAATCTTCAGGTTCACTTTACGAACACTCATGAAACTGCCCAGGCCATTAAGGATACTCATATCCAAAAAGCCACCAAGTATCTGAAGGATGTCACTTTACAGAAGCAATGTGTGCCACTCCGTTGTTACAGTGGTGGAGTTGGTAGGTGTGCCCAAGCCAAACAGCAGGGCTGGACGCAGGGTCGGTGGCACAAAAAGAGTTCTGAATTTTCACTGCATATGCTCAAAAATGCAGAGAGTGATGCTGAACTTAAGGGCTTAGACGTAGATTCTCTGGTCATTGAGCACATCCAGGTAAACAAAGCCCCCAGGATGCCGTACAGGACTTACAGAGCTCATGGTTGGATCAACCCATACATGAGCTCTCCCTGCCACACTGAGATGATCCTTACTGTAAAAGAATAG